Proteins encoded within one genomic window of Streptomyces rubradiris:
- a CDS encoding helix-turn-helix domain-containing protein, translated as MTFDPEQMGQPKQELAALLKELRKRAGLTGDRLARRCNMSQSKISRIENGKAQPSLLDLERILRAVVAPPEVIEEVIALARLANTEWQDLRSLRRRGLEKKQTELAALESSSTDFRFFLLSMITGLLSTPEYIRASLAHSPADVTKTIARKLERQEVLYDTKKRFTFILTEQAVRWPLLPPAAMAMQIDRLASLTHLTNVKLGVIPIAGYKPMAPMDTFTIYDNTLATVENTTGVVILRDPRDIEMHLELFSTLEGYALFGEEARALLAEWSAACRS; from the coding sequence GTGACGTTCGACCCTGAGCAGATGGGCCAGCCGAAACAGGAACTGGCGGCCCTGCTGAAAGAACTACGCAAGCGAGCCGGCCTCACTGGGGACCGGCTCGCTCGGCGTTGCAACATGTCCCAATCGAAGATCAGCCGGATTGAGAACGGGAAAGCTCAGCCGAGCCTACTGGACCTGGAAAGAATCCTACGAGCCGTCGTGGCTCCACCCGAGGTCATCGAGGAGGTCATCGCCCTCGCGCGGCTGGCCAACACCGAATGGCAAGACCTGCGCTCCCTGCGCCGTAGGGGCCTGGAGAAGAAGCAGACTGAACTTGCAGCCCTCGAATCCTCATCTACGGACTTCCGCTTCTTCCTGCTCTCGATGATTACAGGACTGCTGTCCACCCCTGAGTACATCCGGGCCAGCCTTGCCCATTCCCCGGCCGATGTCACTAAGACGATCGCGAGGAAGCTGGAGCGGCAGGAGGTTCTTTACGACACGAAGAAGCGGTTCACCTTCATCCTGACCGAGCAGGCTGTGAGGTGGCCGCTCCTGCCCCCGGCTGCGATGGCAATGCAGATTGACCGACTGGCCTCGCTTACCCACCTTACGAACGTGAAGCTCGGCGTTATCCCAATCGCGGGATACAAACCCATGGCGCCTATGGACACTTTCACCATCTATGACAACACGCTGGCCACTGTGGAGAACACGACCGGTGTCGTGATCCTGAGAGATCCGAGAGACATCGAAATGCATCTCGAACTGTTCTCCACGCTGGAGGGTTACGCGTTGTTCGGGGAGGAAGCGCGAGCCTTGTTGGCGGAGTGGTCTGCCGCTTGCCGTTCATGA
- a CDS encoding FadR/GntR family transcriptional regulator: MSTRGRGLHGHVLDTLGPAITSGEYPPGSVLRTDELAQHFEVSRSVMREAVRVLESMHLVESRRRVGVTVRPKAEWNVYDPQVIRWRLAGADRPHQLRSLTVLRSAVEPVAAGLAAQYATAEQCAELTECALGMVANSRGHRLQEYLFHDVAFHRVILNASGNEMFARLGDVVAEVLTGRTRHEVMFEDPDPAAVTLHVRLAEAVRARDAVRAEELTREITEGALQELDVLAP; this comes from the coding sequence ATGAGCACACGGGGCCGGGGGCTGCACGGCCATGTACTGGACACCCTCGGCCCCGCCATCACGTCCGGCGAGTACCCGCCGGGCAGCGTCCTGCGGACCGACGAGCTGGCACAGCACTTCGAGGTGTCCCGTTCGGTGATGCGCGAGGCGGTCCGCGTACTGGAGTCCATGCACCTGGTCGAGTCCCGCCGCCGGGTGGGCGTCACGGTCCGCCCCAAGGCCGAGTGGAACGTCTACGACCCGCAGGTCATCCGCTGGCGGCTGGCCGGCGCCGACCGCCCGCACCAGCTGCGCTCGCTCACCGTGCTGCGCTCCGCCGTCGAACCCGTCGCGGCGGGCCTGGCCGCCCAGTACGCCACGGCCGAACAGTGCGCCGAACTCACCGAGTGCGCGCTCGGCATGGTGGCCAACTCACGCGGCCACCGGCTCCAGGAGTACCTGTTCCACGACGTGGCCTTCCACCGGGTCATCCTCAACGCCTCCGGCAACGAGATGTTCGCCCGCCTCGGCGATGTCGTCGCGGAGGTGCTCACCGGCCGCACCCGGCACGAGGTCATGTTCGAGGACCCCGACCCGGCCGCCGTCACCCTGCACGTGCGGCTCGCCGAGGCGGTCCGCGCCCGGGACGCGGTCCGCGCCGAGGAACTGACCCGGGAGATCACCGAGGGCGCCCTCCAGGAACTGGACGTCCTGGCACCCTGA
- a CDS encoding CapA family protein encodes MPDRVTLFLAGDVMLGRGIDQILAHPGDPALREEYVHDARDYIALAEAANGPVPRPVDPAWPWGEALSVLERAAPDVRVINLETAVTAGGDFAPGKAIHYRMHPANLPCLTAVRPDVCVLANNHVLDFGPAGLADTLDTLAAAGVRTAGAGPDAAAAWRPAAVPLRTGGRVLVLAFGMPSSFIPHGWAATAERPGVALAPGPTTAAALDFADRLRQHRRPGDIVVASVHWGANWGYDVTRDEVRFAHALVDAGADIVHGHSSHHPRPPEIYRDRLVLYGCGDLVNDYEGIGGYESYRDDLRLLHLVSVDPGTGRLTGARMVPLRPRRMRLEHTTAEETAWLRTVLDTHARRHATRVDHGPDGTLTARPLR; translated from the coding sequence ATGCCCGACAGGGTCACCCTGTTCCTGGCCGGGGACGTCATGCTCGGCCGGGGCATCGACCAGATCCTCGCGCACCCGGGCGATCCGGCCCTGCGGGAGGAGTACGTCCACGACGCCCGGGACTACATCGCCCTGGCCGAGGCCGCGAACGGCCCGGTGCCCCGGCCCGTGGACCCCGCCTGGCCCTGGGGCGAGGCCCTGTCCGTCCTGGAGCGCGCCGCGCCCGACGTCCGGGTGATCAACCTGGAGACCGCCGTCACCGCCGGCGGCGACTTCGCCCCCGGCAAGGCCATCCACTACCGGATGCACCCGGCCAACCTGCCCTGCCTCACCGCCGTCCGCCCCGACGTCTGCGTCCTCGCCAACAACCACGTCCTCGACTTCGGCCCCGCCGGCCTCGCCGACACCCTGGACACGCTCGCCGCCGCCGGAGTGCGCACCGCCGGCGCGGGCCCGGACGCGGCCGCCGCGTGGCGGCCCGCGGCCGTGCCGCTGCGCACCGGCGGACGCGTCCTGGTCCTCGCCTTCGGCATGCCCTCCAGCTTCATCCCGCACGGCTGGGCCGCCACCGCCGAACGCCCCGGCGTCGCCCTCGCCCCCGGGCCGACCACGGCCGCCGCCCTGGACTTCGCCGACCGCCTGCGGCAGCACAGGCGGCCCGGGGACATCGTCGTCGCCTCCGTCCACTGGGGGGCCAACTGGGGCTACGACGTCACCCGCGACGAGGTCCGCTTCGCCCACGCGCTCGTCGACGCGGGCGCCGACATCGTCCACGGCCACTCCTCGCACCACCCGCGGCCGCCGGAGATCTACCGGGACCGGCTCGTGCTGTACGGCTGCGGCGACCTCGTCAACGACTACGAGGGCATCGGCGGCTACGAGAGCTACCGCGACGACCTGCGGCTGCTGCACCTGGTGTCGGTCGACCCCGGCACCGGCCGGCTGACCGGAGCGCGGATGGTGCCGCTGCGGCCCCGCCGGATGCGCCTGGAGCACACCACCGCGGAAGAGACCGCCTGGCTGCGCACCGTCCTGGACACCCACGCCCGCCGCCACGCCACCCGCGTCGACCACGGCCCCGACGGCACGCTGACGGCACGGCCACTGCGCTGA
- a CDS encoding GntP family permease codes for MTRLSVEMLAADAPPPITSAGHAQLGIAVLVGIAVIVLLITKFKLHAFLALTVGSLALGAAAGAPLDKAITSFTNGLGSTVAGVGVLIALGAILGKLLADSGGADQIVDTILAKAGGRAMPWAMVLIASVVGLPLFFEVGIVLLIPVVLMVAKRGNYSLMRIGIPALAGLSVMHGLIPPHPGPLVAIDAVKANLGVTLALGIVVAIPTVIIAGPLFSKVAARWVDVPAPDRMLPQRASEQLERRPGFGPTLATVLLPVVLMLAKALVDIVVDDPADHTQRVFDVVGSPLIALLAAVIVGFFTLGRPAGFTRDRLQQTVEKGLMPIAGILLIVGAGGGFKQTLIDSGVGQMILDISEDWSIPALLLAWLIAVAIRLATGSATVATVSAAGLVAPLAADMSTTHTALLVLAIGAGSLFFSHVNDAGFWLVKEYFGLNVGQTVKTWSLMETIISVVAGGLVLLLSLII; via the coding sequence GTGACCAGACTCAGCGTCGAGATGCTGGCAGCGGACGCCCCTCCGCCGATCACCTCCGCCGGGCACGCCCAGCTGGGCATCGCCGTCCTGGTGGGCATCGCCGTCATCGTCCTGCTCATCACCAAGTTCAAGCTCCATGCCTTCCTGGCGCTGACCGTCGGGTCGCTGGCGCTCGGGGCGGCCGCCGGGGCGCCGCTCGACAAGGCCATCACCAGCTTCACCAACGGGCTCGGCTCCACGGTGGCCGGCGTGGGCGTCCTGATCGCGCTCGGGGCGATCCTGGGCAAGCTGCTCGCCGACTCCGGCGGCGCGGACCAGATCGTCGACACGATCCTGGCCAAGGCCGGCGGGCGGGCGATGCCGTGGGCGATGGTGCTGATCGCCTCCGTGGTCGGCCTGCCCCTGTTCTTCGAGGTCGGCATCGTGCTGCTGATCCCGGTCGTGCTGATGGTCGCCAAGCGCGGCAACTACTCCCTGATGCGCATCGGCATCCCGGCACTGGCCGGTCTGTCCGTGATGCACGGTCTGATCCCGCCGCACCCCGGCCCGCTGGTGGCCATCGACGCGGTCAAGGCCAACCTGGGCGTGACCCTGGCCCTCGGCATCGTGGTCGCCATCCCGACCGTGATCATCGCCGGGCCGCTGTTCTCCAAGGTCGCGGCCCGCTGGGTGGACGTGCCCGCCCCCGACCGGATGCTGCCGCAGCGCGCCTCGGAGCAGCTCGAACGGCGCCCGGGCTTCGGGCCGACGCTCGCCACCGTGCTGCTGCCGGTGGTGCTGATGCTGGCCAAGGCGCTGGTGGACATCGTCGTCGACGACCCCGCGGACCACACCCAGCGCGTCTTCGACGTCGTCGGCTCCCCGCTGATCGCCCTGCTCGCCGCCGTGATCGTCGGTTTCTTCACGCTGGGCCGGCCCGCCGGGTTCACCCGGGACCGGCTCCAGCAGACCGTGGAGAAGGGCCTCATGCCCATCGCCGGCATTCTGCTGATCGTCGGCGCGGGCGGCGGCTTCAAGCAGACGCTGATCGACTCCGGCGTGGGCCAGATGATCCTGGACATCTCCGAGGACTGGTCGATCCCGGCGCTGCTGCTGGCCTGGCTGATCGCGGTGGCGATCCGGCTGGCGACCGGCTCGGCGACGGTGGCGACGGTCTCGGCGGCCGGCCTGGTGGCGCCGCTCGCGGCCGACATGTCGACCACCCACACGGCCCTGCTGGTCCTCGCCATCGGCGCGGGCTCGCTCTTCTTCAGCCATGTCAACGACGCCGGTTTCTGGCTGGTGAAGGAGTACTTCGGGCTGAACGTCGGGCAGACCGTCAAGACCTGGTCGCTGATGGAGACGATCATCTCGGTGGTCGCGGGCGGCCTGGTGCTGCTGCTGTCCCTGATCATCTAG
- a CDS encoding gluconokinase, producing MRTPQVVVVMGVAGTGKTTIGPLLAARLGVPYAEGDDFHPQANIDKMSAGIPLDDADRWPWLDAIGHWAHGRAGLGGVVSSSALKRVYRDRLRAVAPGIVFLHLTGDRRLIEERMSRRQGHFMPTALLDSQFATLQPLQPDEAGVAVDVSGGPEEITERAVRALSALPDTAGSSH from the coding sequence ATGCGAACCCCCCAGGTCGTCGTCGTGATGGGCGTCGCGGGGACGGGCAAGACCACCATCGGTCCCTTGCTCGCCGCGCGGCTGGGCGTCCCGTACGCCGAGGGCGACGACTTCCACCCGCAGGCCAACATCGACAAGATGTCGGCGGGGATCCCGCTCGACGACGCCGACCGGTGGCCGTGGCTGGACGCCATCGGGCACTGGGCGCACGGCAGGGCCGGACTGGGCGGGGTGGTCAGCAGCTCCGCGCTGAAGCGGGTCTACCGCGACCGGCTGCGGGCCGTGGCGCCCGGGATCGTGTTCCTGCACCTGACGGGCGACCGCCGGCTGATCGAGGAGCGGATGTCCCGGCGGCAGGGCCACTTCATGCCGACCGCCCTGCTGGACTCCCAGTTCGCCACCCTCCAGCCGCTCCAGCCGGACGAGGCGGGAGTCGCCGTGGACGTCAGCGGCGGCCCCGAGGAGATCACCGAGCGTGCCGTACGGGCCCTCTCGGCGCTTCCCGACACCGCGGGCAGCTCTCACTAG
- a CDS encoding DUF6879 family protein encodes MHLDGDAWNDCFDSMEREAWRLETLPGYTMPQEAEKLKRFLAGEKSPDDYTSAWMDEVRQWTSEGKSVGRVHVVTRPLSDYLRFEFEYYYRHHVKVGEDIRILDLTDRENPGLPDQDFWMFDESKVVLMNYRADGTQINRELYEGDPEPYRQWKRIAVAESVPFLEYVSG; translated from the coding sequence GTGCACTTGGATGGTGACGCGTGGAATGACTGCTTCGATTCCATGGAGCGTGAGGCGTGGCGACTGGAAACGCTGCCCGGCTACACCATGCCCCAGGAAGCGGAGAAGCTGAAGCGCTTTCTCGCCGGGGAGAAATCCCCCGACGATTACACGTCGGCCTGGATGGACGAGGTTCGGCAATGGACCTCGGAAGGAAAGAGCGTCGGCAGGGTGCACGTCGTGACCCGCCCGCTCTCGGACTACCTTCGCTTCGAGTTCGAGTATTACTACCGGCACCACGTGAAGGTGGGCGAGGATATCCGCATCCTCGACCTCACCGACCGGGAGAACCCGGGACTTCCGGATCAGGACTTCTGGATGTTCGATGAGTCCAAGGTGGTCCTGATGAACTACCGGGCGGACGGGACGCAGATAAACCGGGAACTGTACGAGGGCGATCCGGAGCCGTACCGGCAGTGGAAGCGGATTGCCGTTGCTGAGTCGGTTCCATTCCTGGAGTATGTGAGCGGGTGA
- a CDS encoding serine hydrolase domain-containing protein: MTTHALPRTLIAVALAGAVAATAAAPVSAAPRAASHRSTHSPHSATQDALDAITRGGTPGVLAGTDRAGEVWHGTSGVADLRTGRPRLPRDRFRIGSLTKPFIATVVLRLAAEPGSGLSIDDTVDEWLPGLVRGNGNDGRRITLRRLLQHTSGLYDYIDDDGFRAKFTGPAFLSHRYDGATPEELVRTALAHKPLFGPGDGWSYSNTNYILAGMVIEKATGNSYASEVERRIIRPLGLRGTTVPGTSSSVPGPHGRHYSRLYVDDPAARVHDVTDFDPSVSGASGEMISTTRDLNIFVRALLRGELLPPAQQREMFTGHDLGNGRSYGLGIRSQTLKACGVKVWGHSGEIPGSLTRTAATADGEHVITINRNSDWGDPALEQAAVEAEFCG; the protein is encoded by the coding sequence ATGACCACGCACGCCTTACCCCGCACTCTGATCGCCGTGGCTCTGGCGGGAGCGGTGGCCGCGACCGCGGCCGCTCCGGTCTCCGCCGCACCGCGCGCCGCCTCACACCGCTCCACTCACTCCCCTCACTCCGCGACGCAGGACGCCCTCGACGCGATCACCCGCGGCGGAACCCCCGGTGTCCTGGCCGGGACCGACCGTGCGGGCGAGGTCTGGCACGGCACTTCCGGTGTGGCGGACCTGCGCACCGGCCGCCCGCGCCTGCCGCGGGACCGGTTCCGTATCGGCAGTCTGACCAAGCCCTTCATCGCCACCGTCGTGCTGCGGCTCGCCGCCGAGCCCGGGTCCGGCCTGTCGATCGACGACACGGTGGACGAGTGGCTGCCCGGCCTGGTGCGCGGCAACGGCAATGACGGGCGCCGGATCACCCTGCGCCGGCTGCTTCAGCACACCAGCGGGCTGTACGACTACATCGACGACGACGGATTCCGCGCCAAGTTCACCGGACCGGCGTTCCTCTCCCACCGGTACGACGGTGCCACGCCGGAGGAACTGGTGCGGACCGCCCTCGCCCACAAGCCGCTCTTCGGTCCCGGCGACGGCTGGTCCTACTCCAACACCAACTACATCCTGGCCGGCATGGTCATCGAGAAGGCCACGGGCAACAGCTACGCCTCCGAAGTGGAGCGGCGCATCATCAGACCACTCGGCCTGCGCGGGACCACGGTCCCCGGCACGTCGTCGTCGGTGCCCGGCCCGCACGGGCGGCACTACTCCAGGCTCTACGTGGACGACCCCGCCGCTCGGGTCCACGACGTCACCGACTTCGACCCTTCGGTCTCCGGAGCCTCCGGCGAGATGATCTCCACCACCCGCGACCTGAACATCTTCGTCCGTGCCCTCCTGCGCGGCGAGCTCCTCCCCCCGGCCCAGCAGCGGGAGATGTTCACCGGCCACGACCTGGGGAACGGCCGGTCGTACGGCCTCGGGATCAGGTCACAGACACTCAAGGCGTGCGGCGTGAAGGTCTGGGGACACTCAGGCGAGATCCCCGGCTCCCTGACCCGGACCGCGGCCACCGCCGACGGCGAGCACGTCATCACGATCAACCGGAACAGCGACTGGGGCGATCCGGCACTCGAACAGGCAGCAGTCGAAGCGGAATTCTGCGGCTGA
- a CDS encoding phosphoribosyltransferase family protein, which yields MRFANRPEAGRLLGERLEYLRGQDVVVLGLPRGGVPVAAAVAEALDAPLDVLLVRKLGVPYQPELGMGAIGEDGVRVINQEVLRATGVGPDDLAAVEERERRVLAERGARYRGAAPPASVAGRTAVVVDDGVATGSTARVACRVARARGAARIVLAVPVAPRDFARRLGEDADDLVCLDTPWDFAAVGQFYTDFTQVEDEEVTACLRRAAERHGHTAGAASGAREVTVTAGAVRLGGRLTVPDGATGVVVFAHGSGSSRHSPRNRFVAEGLHRAGLGTLLFDLLTDVEEADRGNVFDIGLLAGRLLDATAWLREEPDAEGLAIGYFGASTGAAAALWAAADPAARPAAVVSRGGRPDLAGPRLPEVTAPTLLIVGGADPMVLDLNRDAQARLRCENRLAVVPRATHLFEEPGTLEQVTELACAWFTDHMAPAHV from the coding sequence GTGCGTTTCGCGAACCGCCCGGAAGCCGGACGGCTGCTGGGGGAGCGCCTGGAGTACCTCAGGGGCCAGGACGTGGTGGTGCTCGGACTGCCCCGGGGCGGCGTACCGGTCGCCGCGGCCGTCGCCGAGGCGCTGGACGCGCCCCTGGACGTCCTGTTGGTACGCAAACTCGGCGTGCCCTACCAGCCCGAGCTGGGCATGGGGGCGATCGGCGAGGACGGCGTCCGCGTGATCAACCAGGAGGTGCTGCGCGCCACCGGCGTCGGACCGGACGACCTCGCGGCGGTCGAGGAACGGGAGCGCCGCGTCCTCGCGGAGCGCGGCGCCCGCTACCGGGGCGCGGCGCCCCCGGCCTCCGTCGCCGGCCGGACCGCCGTGGTGGTGGACGACGGCGTCGCCACCGGCTCCACCGCCCGGGTCGCCTGCCGTGTCGCCCGCGCCCGGGGCGCGGCCCGCATCGTGCTGGCCGTCCCGGTCGCCCCCCGCGACTTCGCCCGCCGCCTCGGCGAGGACGCCGACGACCTGGTGTGCCTGGACACCCCCTGGGACTTCGCCGCCGTCGGCCAGTTCTACACCGACTTCACCCAGGTCGAGGACGAGGAGGTCACCGCCTGCCTGCGGCGCGCCGCCGAGCGCCACGGGCACACCGCGGGCGCCGCGTCCGGCGCCCGGGAGGTCACGGTCACCGCCGGAGCCGTCCGGCTCGGCGGACGGCTCACCGTGCCCGACGGCGCCACCGGCGTCGTGGTCTTCGCCCACGGCAGCGGCAGCAGCCGGCACAGCCCGCGCAACCGGTTCGTCGCCGAGGGACTGCACCGCGCCGGGCTCGGCACCCTGCTGTTCGACCTGCTCACCGACGTGGAGGAGGCCGACCGGGGCAACGTCTTCGACATCGGGCTGCTGGCCGGCCGGCTGCTGGACGCCACCGCCTGGCTGCGCGAGGAACCCGACGCCGAGGGGCTCGCCATCGGCTACTTCGGCGCCAGCACCGGCGCCGCGGCCGCCCTGTGGGCCGCCGCCGACCCCGCCGCGCGGCCCGCCGCCGTCGTCTCCCGCGGCGGCCGGCCCGACCTCGCCGGGCCCCGGCTGCCGGAGGTGACGGCACCCACCCTGCTCATCGTCGGCGGCGCCGACCCGATGGTGCTCGACCTCAACCGGGACGCGCAGGCCCGGCTGCGCTGCGAGAACCGGCTGGCGGTCGTGCCCCGCGCCACCCACCTCTTCGAGGAGCCCGGCACCCTGGAGCAGGTCACCGAGCTGGCGTGCGCCTGGTTCACCGACCACATGGCACCCGCGCACGTATAG
- a CDS encoding cupin domain-containing protein, protein MLDAASWAGRLGGDKFLARTYHRSYAHIPGAADTAGLFSWDDLNRIIATQRLEPPRLRLSVDREMVPIHRYAIPTTNRRAVTWSRIQPSDFHAQLRDGASLVLDAVEKIHPAVGAAAEGLARFLGTSVQANVYASWTEREGFGRHWDDHDVVVVQLHGSKRWRLWGMTREAPTFRDVESPEEPEGDPVADLVLSPGDVLYLPRGWWHAVTADQGTESLHLTFGTVTHTGADLMLWVVDQLRASLALRRDIPRFGSLTEQADFTDALRREVADMMADPRLVGRWAESIDTTDLGHAIPSLPYVDGLPARGEITVKLTAPRGRLTANPAEGTVTFSAAGTAWDFAESAAPALGTLLTNQPTTLGEMADSAGLEVEDVAEVVSVLIDGHAAAVVGTAL, encoded by the coding sequence TTGCTTGATGCAGCCTCGTGGGCGGGGCGTCTGGGCGGGGACAAGTTCCTCGCCCGGACGTACCACCGCTCCTACGCACACATCCCCGGAGCCGCCGACACGGCGGGCCTGTTCTCCTGGGACGACCTGAACCGAATCATCGCCACACAGCGGCTGGAGCCGCCCCGGCTGCGCCTCTCGGTCGACCGCGAGATGGTCCCGATCCACCGCTACGCCATCCCCACCACGAACCGCCGAGCGGTCACCTGGTCCCGCATCCAACCGTCCGATTTCCACGCCCAGCTCAGGGACGGGGCGTCGCTGGTCCTCGACGCGGTGGAGAAGATCCACCCCGCTGTGGGGGCGGCTGCGGAGGGGCTGGCTCGCTTCCTCGGGACTTCCGTGCAGGCCAACGTGTACGCCTCGTGGACCGAGCGGGAGGGCTTCGGCCGGCACTGGGACGACCACGACGTGGTGGTGGTCCAACTGCATGGCTCGAAGCGGTGGCGCCTGTGGGGGATGACCCGCGAGGCGCCCACCTTCCGGGACGTGGAGTCGCCGGAGGAGCCGGAGGGCGACCCCGTGGCGGACCTCGTTCTGTCCCCGGGTGACGTGCTCTACCTGCCGCGCGGCTGGTGGCACGCGGTCACCGCTGACCAGGGGACGGAATCCCTTCACCTCACCTTCGGCACGGTCACGCACACCGGTGCTGACCTGATGCTCTGGGTCGTGGATCAGCTCCGGGCGTCCCTCGCGCTCCGCAGGGACATCCCACGCTTCGGCTCGCTGACGGAACAGGCGGACTTCACCGACGCGCTGCGCCGTGAGGTGGCCGACATGATGGCGGACCCGCGCCTCGTGGGGCGGTGGGCGGAGTCGATCGACACGACCGACCTGGGCCACGCGATTCCGTCCCTGCCCTACGTGGACGGGCTCCCTGCACGGGGCGAGATCACGGTCAAGCTCACCGCTCCGAGGGGCCGCCTGACGGCGAACCCGGCAGAGGGCACGGTCACCTTCTCGGCAGCCGGTACCGCGTGGGACTTCGCCGAGTCCGCCGCTCCCGCACTGGGCACGCTGCTGACCAACCAGCCGACCACGCTGGGCGAGATGGCCGACTCCGCCGGACTGGAGGTCGAGGACGTAGCCGAAGTGGTCTCCGTCCTCATCGACGGCCACGCCGCCGCAGTCGTGGGGACGGCGCTGTGA
- a CDS encoding dsRBD fold-containing protein, which translates to MTGPVSSRPPAVKEWRLNVYLSEHDPDTTARIVLDTGDNVLESHAGARRSPGDRAMPEIGDELAAGRALIAMGRMLLRAADGDMKASGAADTDGPVPLWLPRE; encoded by the coding sequence ATGACCGGACCCGTGAGCAGCCGGCCTCCCGCCGTCAAGGAATGGCGGCTGAACGTGTACCTGTCCGAGCACGACCCGGACACCACGGCCCGGATCGTCCTGGACACCGGGGACAACGTCCTGGAGAGCCACGCCGGGGCCCGCCGCAGCCCCGGCGACCGGGCGATGCCGGAGATCGGCGACGAACTGGCCGCCGGGCGCGCCCTGATCGCCATGGGCCGCATGCTGCTGCGCGCCGCCGACGGCGACATGAAGGCCAGCGGGGCGGCCGACACGGACGGCCCGGTCCCGCTCTGGCTGCCCCGCGAGTGA
- a CDS encoding YchJ family protein, protein MTSRTCPCGLPRPYDACCGRFHSGRAAAPTAELLMRSRYSAFVKGDTAYLLRTWHPRTRPERLDLDPGMRWTGLEILDTADGSAFHTTGTVEFRASYRGGALRERSRFERVAGAWVYVDGEFPRD, encoded by the coding sequence ATGACCTCGCGCACCTGCCCCTGCGGGCTCCCCCGGCCCTACGACGCCTGCTGCGGCCGCTTCCACTCGGGGCGGGCCGCCGCGCCGACCGCGGAGCTGCTGATGCGTTCGCGGTACAGCGCGTTCGTCAAGGGGGACACGGCGTATCTGCTGCGCACCTGGCATCCGCGGACCCGGCCGGAGCGGCTGGACCTCGATCCGGGGATGAGGTGGACGGGGCTCGAGATCCTGGACACGGCCGACGGGTCGGCGTTCCACACCACGGGCACGGTGGAGTTCCGCGCCTCCTACCGGGGCGGCGCGCTGCGCGAGCGGAGCCGGTTCGAGCGGGTGGCCGGGGCGTGGGTGTACGTGGACGGGGAGTTCCCGCGGGACTAG
- a CDS encoding DMT family transporter, with product MSVLVLLLAVGAACCLGFGFVLQQNAAQHAPLGDFLSFRLLLDLMRIPRWLGGLALMVAGMVLGAIALGKGEISLVEPLLATNLLFALALSRYQTGQPLGRQGWAGLLLLAGGVSAFITAGEPRAGTAVTDPLRHWLIIGAVVGAALLMTMYAKRSRLSGGPVLLALAAGLLYGVQDALTRVSGIRFSDGGLTGLLTGWQPYGVVACGVTGLVLVQSAFETAPLRMSLPALTAAEPLAGILCGVGFLGDRLRTDTGALAWEAAGLAAVVAGIVLLGLHPAMPCGAGETERGAPDLQRR from the coding sequence GTGTCCGTTCTGGTTCTGCTTCTCGCCGTGGGCGCGGCCTGCTGCCTCGGCTTCGGGTTCGTCCTCCAGCAGAACGCGGCGCAGCACGCGCCGCTCGGCGACTTCCTCTCCTTCCGGCTGCTGCTCGACCTGATGCGCATCCCGCGCTGGCTGGGGGGCCTCGCGCTGATGGTGGCCGGCATGGTGCTGGGCGCCATCGCCCTCGGCAAGGGCGAGATCTCGCTGGTGGAGCCGCTGCTCGCGACCAACCTGCTGTTCGCCCTGGCCCTCTCCCGGTACCAGACCGGACAGCCGCTCGGCCGTCAGGGCTGGGCCGGGCTGCTGCTGCTCGCGGGCGGGGTGAGCGCGTTCATCACGGCGGGCGAGCCGCGCGCCGGCACGGCCGTCACCGATCCGCTGCGGCACTGGCTGATCATCGGCGCGGTGGTGGGCGCGGCCCTGCTGATGACGATGTACGCCAAGCGGTCCCGGCTGAGCGGCGGCCCGGTGCTGCTGGCACTCGCGGCCGGGCTGCTGTACGGCGTCCAGGACGCGCTGACCCGGGTGAGCGGCATCCGCTTCTCCGACGGCGGCCTGACCGGACTGCTCACCGGCTGGCAGCCGTACGGCGTGGTGGCCTGCGGGGTCACCGGACTGGTACTGGTGCAGAGCGCCTTCGAGACGGCGCCGCTGCGCATGTCGCTGCCCGCGCTGACCGCGGCCGAGCCGCTCGCCGGAATCCTGTGCGGGGTGGGCTTCCTCGGGGACCGGCTGCGCACCGACACCGGGGCGCTGGCGTGGGAGGCGGCCGGACTCGCGGCCGTGGTGGCGGGCATCGTGCTGCTCGGGCTGCACCCGGCGATGCCGTGCGGCGCGGGCGAGACGGAGCGGGGCGCGCCGGACCTCCAGCGGCGCTGA